One window of the Triticum dicoccoides isolate Atlit2015 ecotype Zavitan chromosome 3B, WEW_v2.0, whole genome shotgun sequence genome contains the following:
- the LOC119279797 gene encoding protein NEGATIVE REGULATOR OF RESISTANCE-like, which translates to MDAPPPAAAAAKRKRSAADVSPASAGVDDVSDADVDDVSDADVDEFYAIISRMREQRDALRRRLVSGASAGARDPAARAPVWRPTFTMEDFAPPAPAPPSQQQHQLPVDEHVAENGTLPRRPVPALDLNTEPEPVVAGPPHHL; encoded by the coding sequence ATGGACGCGcccccgcctgccgccgccgccgccaagcgcAAGCGCTCTGCCGCGGACGTCAGCCCCGCCTCTGCCGGCGTCGACGACGTGTCCGATGCCGACGTCGACGACGTGTCCGATGCCGACGTCGATGAGTTCTACGCCATCATCAGCCGCATGCGCGAGCAGCGCGACGCCTTGCGCCGACGACTCGTCTCGGGCGCCAGCGCAGGCGCCCGTGATCCGGCCGCACGCGCACCGGTGTGGCGTCCAACATTCACCATGGAGGACTTTGCGCcacccgccccggcgccgccgTCGCAGCAGCAGCACCAGCTACCCGTCGACGAGCACGTGGCAGAGAACGGTACGCTGCCGCGGCGGCCCGTCCCCGCCCTCGACCTGAACACCGAGCCGGAGCCCGTGGTCGCCGGTCCACCTCACCACCTGTAG